The genomic stretch aaggaaaaaaaatgtcTTCTATTTTGCATTGCACGATGTTTGGACTGACGCACACCAAATGCTGCGTGGAAACAACGTTATCTATTGTAAACATGCCTGGGTGGTAATTAGGGACAATCCTCAACTATCATATCAAGTATCATAACTAAAAGTTTTATTGTAAAGCATTGACACATCTAAAACATGACTTTAAACTCAGTCCAGTCACGATGGATGGGTTTTGACACATGCAAATGTTTACTGCTACATTATACTGTCAAAAGCTTATGTAATAATCCTTCAAATTACAAGGTAAATGACATCTCTGTCCCATAAAATCTGAATACACACTAACAAATTCATCTTCATTGCCAGTAACGACCTGCCTAATCCTCCAGGAACTAGCGATGCCCATTCACATGCTAGTTCGAATAAGAAAGGAAATAAAATACATCCCACATCCCAGATAGTACTTGGTCCCTTAATCATGCCACATGCCAGTGTATGACAAGGAATTGACAGTTTGACAGTAACTTGCTAGTACCAGCTAAACATATGGTCCAGAGGCTAACAGGATAGCAGTGAAACTGAATTTCCAAATTCGCATCTGTCCAACACATCAGCTATCCAAATCCAACTAATCTTCTATCATTAATTGTATCACATAACAGACTTGCTCTCAAAACAAATACAAACATGCATTGTGAGTGCTGACTGGACAATCAAGCAGGGAAGGAAATATGATAATCTCAGTCTGAAGCTGAGAATTAGATAGTGTCAGGTGGCCACCAACACAATACAAGGAAAACTGATCATCTATCATGCTTGGTCTATGTTAGGTTCATTACCACACCCAGGAATCCAAATTGGTTTTACAACTGAGATCCACAGAATTACAAAAGCAAAGAGGTCCAAGCATTGTGCTTACAATTTTGTGTAGTTCATGAAATACTGGAACAGCACACGACAGCGCAGTCAAAGAACCAATGGAAATCACTAAGATGGCTAAAATGTAATACCAATACTTTACAGCTGAATAAATTCAGAACTACACCATTCCAGGAATGAGCGATCTAACCCATGATTAACTAAATCCAAGCATCACCATTGTAGTTTATCACATCCCTTTTTTGTCATAAGCGTTTGTTGTTTATAAGTTCTAATTTTGGCTATCCTCTTATGTTTCCACTTTACAAAAACACATTTGTTCCGCTTTGATACTGCAGTATTGCAAATCAACGACCTTTCAGTATTCCACATTAGTTCAACCCATATCATATTTAGAACTGTAGTAAAGTGGTATTTCACCTGTCAGAAGGGTAGAACCATGTGGAACTGAATCCCTGGTGCTCAGAACGAGTTCATTTCAAGGCAATATGCCCTTCTCTTGAGAAGCACCTTTGCCGCAGTCCGATATGGCTCCTCAAAGGCCTCTGAAATCCAGCATGTACCAACAGGACCTGCAGCCCCAGCCCCTTGGCCCTCCCTCAAGGCATCCTCGCTTGGTCTGATCGCAACCAGTGTCGCGCCCTTCAGCAGCGTTCCCCCAGGCAGCTCAATGAGCGGTGCATAGTGCAGACGCATACTGAGTGCCGGCATGAGTGTGCGGTGCGAGCTCCCCGACGGAGAGACGGGCCGCACCCGCAGTTCCTGCAGCTGCCTCTTGTCCATGGTGAGCACCCCTTGGCCGTCGGCATCTGTCAGGTCCAAGCTCTCCAGCGTTTCGTGATTACAGATAATCGGGTGCAGCAAGTAATGCCTCGCCGACGCAGCAATCAGGGAGCTGATGGTCCAGACAACGCGAAGCTTGAGCCCTCCATTTGTGTAGAGAGAATCAGGCAGGCTCCCCGGCTCTTCAGTCTCCCTACTGGTATCCAGAGCGGCGGCCGTGCTGTCGGCCGCAGCAGGTTCCGCCTGGGTGGTCGACCCTGTGGGCGGCTTGGACAAGACCGACGAGGCGCCGAGGATGACGCAGCTGCCGAGGGTGGAGCCGAAGTCGGCCTTCCACTTAAGGAGCACGCCGTCGTCAATGCCGAGCTCGCCCGTGGGCAGCTCGATGTGGAGGCGCCGCAGCTCCCTGAAGGAGCGGAGCACCTCGGAGGGCGAGTGGTGGGAGACGTCCGCGACGGGCGCGGGCGGGGAAGCGGGCAGTGGTGGGTCGGAGCGCCGGGAGACGGCCGCCGCGGCGGGGGAGAGGATCTGGCCGAGCGCGTGGATGGGCCTGGCGATGCCGCCGAGCAGGACGCGCGCCATGTGCGCGAGCGCGCCGCCGCGCCCGCGCGCGGCCGTGGCCGGGGCCTGGTGCGGCGCGGAGCccggtgcggcggcggcggcggagggcgtCGG from Sorghum bicolor cultivar BTx623 chromosome 3, Sorghum_bicolor_NCBIv3, whole genome shotgun sequence encodes the following:
- the LOC8079263 gene encoding F-box protein At4g18380 codes for the protein MELEAAPRQQQQLEEEEEEVVGCTCGGGAEAADQFERLHDAVLLDVLNRIGDVKALGRCALVSRRFHALVPLVDSVFVRVDCVIPDDPTPSAAAAAPGSAPHQAPATAARGRGGALAHMARVLLGGIARPIHALGQILSPAAAAVSRRSDPPLPASPPAPVADVSHHSPSEVLRSFRELRRLHIELPTGELGIDDGVLLKWKADFGSTLGSCVILGASSVLSKPPTGSTTQAEPAAADSTAAALDTSRETEEPGSLPDSLYTNGGLKLRVVWTISSLIAASARHYLLHPIICNHETLESLDLTDADGQGVLTMDKRQLQELRVRPVSPSGSSHRTLMPALSMRLHYAPLIELPGGTLLKGATLVAIRPSEDALREGQGAGAAGPVGTCWISEAFEEPYRTAAKVLLKRRAYCLEMNSF